Proteins co-encoded in one Gleimia hominis genomic window:
- a CDS encoding tyrosine recombinase XerC yields the protein MDQEELLEDFGRYLQYTRGFSKHSVRAYETDLRACLSWIYPNGNFQAEVFTYRALRGWLAHRVREGTARTSLARYIATVRLFGAWAKKEGFIAVDPALKLTGTKVSQNLPATLNVKQTNRLLQWVKVQAEDDPQQMRDWAIFEVLYSTGMRVAELTGLDLTSLDASTHTLRVLGKGNKERVVPYGLPAHEAMRQWIEVGRGQLASEKSGQAFFLGVRGRRINQRTVRARLERACVGAGVPTISPHGLRHCAATHMLEGGADLRAVQDLLGHASLQTTQRYTHVDAARLTRIMRQAHPRA from the coding sequence AAGAAGAGTTGCTGGAGGATTTCGGTCGCTACTTGCAGTACACGCGCGGTTTTAGCAAACACTCAGTCCGAGCGTATGAAACTGATCTGCGGGCTTGCCTCAGTTGGATTTACCCCAATGGGAACTTCCAGGCGGAGGTTTTCACTTATAGGGCATTGAGAGGTTGGCTTGCGCACCGGGTGCGGGAGGGGACAGCGCGGACTTCTCTGGCTCGTTACATCGCTACCGTTAGGCTCTTCGGTGCTTGGGCGAAAAAAGAAGGTTTTATCGCGGTGGATCCCGCGTTGAAACTCACGGGGACTAAAGTTAGTCAGAACCTGCCGGCAACGTTGAATGTGAAGCAAACTAATCGGCTCTTGCAGTGGGTGAAGGTACAAGCGGAGGATGATCCGCAGCAGATGCGGGACTGGGCGATTTTTGAGGTCTTATATTCAACGGGAATGCGGGTGGCGGAGCTTACTGGGCTTGATTTGACCAGTTTGGACGCTTCGACACATACGTTAAGAGTGTTGGGGAAGGGAAATAAAGAACGGGTAGTTCCGTATGGTTTACCGGCTCACGAAGCGATGCGTCAGTGGATTGAGGTGGGGCGCGGTCAGTTAGCGAGTGAGAAGTCGGGGCAAGCGTTTTTCTTGGGGGTTAGAGGAAGGCGGATTAACCAGAGGACCGTGCGGGCTCGGTTGGAGCGGGCGTGTGTGGGCGCGGGTGTGCCAACCATTTCTCCGCACGGTTTACGTCACTGCGCTGCTACGCACATGCTCGAGGGGGGAGCGGATCTGCGGGCGGTGCAGGATCTGCTCGGGCACGCGTCGTTGCAGACGACGCAGCGTTACACGCATGTGGATGCGGCGCGTCTTACTCGCATCATGCGTCAAGCTCATCCGCGTGCGTAA
- a CDS encoding DivIVA domain-containing protein: protein MTDFFPSTKFFQKGYDQDAVNSFFEKAREAYEQNRQLSDFTSEHVRNAAFPMRRGGYDPAAVDAALDRMEGAFVTRDRADHVAVNGEQAWLNHVADRATTLYPRLVRPVGERFAHPAKGKQGYDSLQVDDFLDRLGRFFDDEDTLTAEEVRHLTFKVAKGAEAYKEGPVDAYLSRVIEILLAVE, encoded by the coding sequence ATGACTGACTTCTTCCCATCAACGAAGTTCTTCCAAAAGGGATACGACCAAGATGCGGTAAATAGCTTCTTCGAAAAAGCTCGCGAAGCCTATGAGCAGAACCGTCAACTGTCGGATTTCACGTCTGAACACGTGCGCAATGCCGCGTTCCCGATGCGTCGCGGTGGGTACGACCCAGCTGCAGTGGATGCGGCGCTAGACCGCATGGAAGGCGCGTTCGTAACCCGTGACAGGGCGGATCACGTGGCGGTGAACGGGGAACAGGCATGGCTGAACCACGTTGCGGACCGGGCAACGACTCTGTACCCGCGTTTGGTTCGTCCCGTGGGGGAGAGGTTTGCGCACCCCGCGAAAGGTAAGCAGGGGTACGACAGTTTGCAGGTGGATGATTTTCTGGATCGCCTGGGCCGGTTCTTTGACGACGAAGACACGCTTACCGCCGAGGAGGTTCGTCACCTCACGTTCAAAGTTGCGAAAGGTGCGGAAGCGTACAAGGAAGGCCCAGTCGACGCGTATCTTTCGCGGGTGATTGAGATTCTGCTGGCGGTGGAGTGA
- the rlmN gene encoding 23S rRNA (adenine(2503)-C(2))-methyltransferase RlmN produces the protein MSPQRPALHQPVRSRQSRNARQVMPTDQLPEGARSKDARARVSMRPKRRGKAPAHMADLTMEARKQALKEMGIPGFRADQLSRQYFTHFEANPELMSDIPQQLRAPLREGFLPQLVEHVTTQKADAGYTLKHLWSLFDGARVESVLMRYPKRTTLCISSQAGCGMGCPFCATGQMGLTRNLSAAEILEQVRLAAKACERGDLAGGATRLTNVVFMGMGEPLANFGALKNVLKGLIEEPPNGFGLSARNITVSTVGLVPGIKKLAALGYPVTLAVSLHAPDDELRDPLIPINSRWKVGELLDAAREYFVTTGRRVSIEYALIKDMNDHPWRAQLLADQLNARGHGWVHVNPIPLNPTPGSIWTASTRAAQEEFVSVLRGAGISTTIRDTRGSDIDGACGQLATKVAKEEEKTHD, from the coding sequence ATGAGCCCGCAAAGACCCGCGTTGCATCAGCCCGTTCGCTCCCGGCAGTCGCGGAATGCGCGGCAAGTGATGCCTACCGACCAGTTGCCTGAGGGGGCGCGCTCTAAAGATGCGCGGGCCCGCGTGTCGATGCGTCCCAAACGCCGGGGGAAAGCACCGGCGCACATGGCGGACCTGACGATGGAGGCACGCAAGCAGGCTCTCAAAGAAATGGGAATCCCCGGGTTCCGGGCCGACCAGCTGTCCCGGCAGTACTTCACGCATTTTGAAGCGAACCCGGAGCTCATGTCGGATATTCCCCAGCAGCTGCGCGCGCCATTGCGCGAAGGTTTTCTGCCGCAGTTAGTGGAACACGTGACAACGCAAAAAGCTGATGCTGGCTACACGTTGAAACACCTGTGGTCACTGTTCGACGGTGCCCGCGTGGAGTCGGTGCTCATGCGTTACCCTAAACGCACCACGCTGTGTATCTCCTCGCAAGCAGGGTGTGGAATGGGCTGCCCGTTTTGCGCTACGGGGCAGATGGGCCTTACGCGTAACCTGTCGGCCGCGGAAATCCTCGAACAGGTGCGGTTAGCGGCCAAAGCGTGTGAACGCGGCGATCTGGCGGGTGGGGCAACCCGGTTAACGAACGTGGTGTTCATGGGTATGGGCGAGCCGCTAGCGAACTTCGGTGCCCTCAAAAACGTGCTGAAAGGGCTGATTGAAGAGCCACCGAACGGCTTCGGCCTCTCGGCTCGGAACATCACGGTCTCAACTGTTGGGCTTGTCCCCGGCATAAAGAAACTAGCTGCACTGGGGTACCCGGTGACCTTAGCCGTGTCCTTACACGCACCGGATGATGAGCTTAGAGACCCCCTCATCCCAATAAACTCCCGTTGGAAAGTGGGGGAACTGCTGGACGCTGCTCGGGAATATTTCGTTACAACGGGCCGGCGCGTGTCGATTGAATACGCGCTAATTAAGGACATGAACGACCACCCGTGGCGCGCGCAGCTGCTGGCGGATCAACTCAACGCCCGCGGACACGGTTGGGTGCACGTGAACCCTATTCCGCTGAACCCAACGCCGGGATCCATATGGACTGCCTCCACCAGGGCGGCGCAAGAGGAATTCGTGAGCGTGCTGCGCGGCGCAGGGATTTCCACAACAATTCGTGATACACGTGGATCAGATATTGACGGCGCGTGTGGTCAACTCGCAACTAAAGTCGCGAAAGAAGAGGAAAAAACGCATGACTGA
- the frr gene encoding ribosome recycling factor has product MIKDVLLSAEDGMEKAVSATKREFGNIRTGRANPDMFNSIMVDYYGAPTPLQQLASIQIPEARMVLISPYDRNAVQEIIAAIRDADLGVNPTDDGNVIRCNLPALTEERRKEYVKQARSRAEEGRISVRNDRRKAKEELDRIKKDGEAGEDEVDRAEKDLETLTKKYVDQIDAELEAKEKDLMTV; this is encoded by the coding sequence ATGATCAAAGATGTCTTGTTGAGTGCGGAAGACGGTATGGAAAAGGCCGTGTCCGCAACAAAGCGTGAGTTCGGTAATATTCGAACCGGGCGGGCAAACCCAGACATGTTCAACTCAATCATGGTTGACTACTACGGTGCCCCAACGCCCCTGCAACAGCTCGCGTCTATCCAGATTCCCGAGGCGCGAATGGTGCTTATTTCCCCCTACGACCGCAACGCGGTACAAGAAATCATCGCCGCAATCCGCGATGCAGACCTGGGGGTTAACCCCACCGACGACGGCAACGTGATCCGCTGTAACCTCCCGGCCCTCACGGAAGAACGCCGGAAAGAATACGTGAAACAGGCGCGGTCACGAGCTGAAGAAGGCCGCATCTCAGTTCGGAACGATCGGCGGAAAGCAAAAGAAGAACTCGACCGCATCAAAAAAGACGGTGAGGCCGGGGAAGACGAAGTAGACCGGGCAGAAAAAGATCTGGAAACACTCACGAAGAAGTACGTTGACCAGATCGATGCGGAACTTGAAGCTAAAGAAAAGGATCTGATGACCGTCTAG
- the dxr gene encoding 1-deoxy-D-xylulose-5-phosphate reductoisomerase, which translates to MRDVVILGSTGSIGTQALEVLASHPGRMRVRALAAGGNNFKLLARQVKQYEPEFVAVAKGDARELQDLVGERVRVGVGEAAVTQAASMLGPEGVVLNGITGGIGLEPTLAALRSGAQLALANKESLVVGAPLVRAAMTRPGQVTPVDSEHSAIAQCLSAGKHEKGLTSPVVTGSSEVARLVLTASGGPFRGRTRAELTDVTAKQALAHPTWSMGPVVTINSSTLMNKGLELIEASVLFDVSAEKIDAVVHPQSIVHSMVTFKDGATIAQASPPDMKLPIALALSAPQRWADVEAPCTWDEPTSWTFEPVDNQTFPAMNLARSAVAASDTHAAVLNAANEVCVDAFLAGNLPYLDIVDTVARVLDEHTGVDGPTFEQIVQVQHWAVERARNLIADQ; encoded by the coding sequence ATGCGCGACGTCGTTATTTTGGGGTCTACGGGTTCGATTGGGACGCAGGCGCTTGAGGTACTTGCTTCTCACCCGGGTCGCATGCGCGTGCGCGCCCTCGCGGCGGGTGGAAACAACTTCAAGCTGCTCGCGCGGCAGGTGAAGCAGTACGAACCGGAGTTCGTGGCGGTGGCGAAGGGGGATGCGCGGGAACTGCAAGACCTGGTGGGGGAGCGTGTGCGCGTAGGCGTGGGGGAAGCCGCGGTGACCCAGGCCGCGAGCATGCTGGGTCCCGAAGGTGTGGTGCTGAACGGTATCACCGGTGGGATCGGTCTTGAACCCACGCTTGCGGCATTGCGCAGTGGAGCTCAACTGGCGCTCGCGAACAAAGAATCTTTAGTGGTGGGCGCGCCGCTCGTGCGCGCGGCGATGACCCGGCCCGGGCAGGTCACCCCCGTCGATTCGGAACACAGTGCGATCGCCCAATGCCTATCGGCCGGTAAGCACGAAAAAGGGCTCACTTCCCCCGTGGTTACGGGCAGCAGTGAGGTCGCACGGCTCGTGCTCACCGCCTCCGGAGGGCCGTTCCGAGGACGCACCCGGGCGGAACTGACGGACGTAACCGCAAAGCAGGCGCTGGCGCACCCCACGTGGAGCATGGGGCCGGTGGTGACGATCAACTCCTCTACCCTCATGAATAAAGGCTTGGAACTGATTGAAGCGTCGGTGTTGTTTGACGTTTCAGCGGAAAAGATTGACGCGGTTGTGCACCCGCAGTCGATTGTGCATTCAATGGTGACGTTTAAAGATGGGGCGACGATCGCGCAGGCATCACCACCGGACATGAAGTTGCCGATTGCGCTGGCCCTGTCGGCGCCACAGCGGTGGGCAGACGTGGAAGCCCCCTGCACGTGGGATGAACCGACGTCGTGGACATTCGAACCTGTGGATAATCAGACTTTCCCGGCGATGAACTTGGCGCGCAGTGCGGTGGCGGCATCTGACACGCACGCGGCGGTGCTGAACGCAGCGAACGAAGTGTGCGTGGACGCGTTCCTAGCTGGAAACTTACCGTACCTGGACATCGTGGACACGGTTGCGCGCGTGCTTGACGAACACACCGGTGTTGATGGGCCAACCTTCGAGCAGATTGTGCAGGTGCAACACTGGGCTGTGGAGCGGGCCCGGAACCTCATTGCGGATCAGTGA
- the tsf gene encoding translation elongation factor Ts, producing MANFTAADVKALREQTGAGMMDVKNALSEADGDKEKALEIIRLSGLKSLSKREGRTASAGLVAGKIVDGKVGVVVEVNSETDFVAKTDKFVDFANKVLEAAVAANATNVEEALEAPSGDEKVSDLVKNMGAVVGEKVEVRNVVRLEGEAMSLYLHQTSADLPAQVAVLVATNQAGEGVARDIAMHIAAFSPDYISEDTVPADVVEHERETLTKITLGEGKPEKIVPKIVEGRLNAFYKENCLVDQDFAKDPSKTVGQVLKEVGGDVTGFARVQVGA from the coding sequence ATGGCAAACTTTACAGCTGCCGACGTTAAAGCCCTGCGTGAGCAGACAGGCGCCGGCATGATGGACGTTAAGAATGCCCTCTCTGAGGCTGATGGGGACAAAGAGAAAGCACTGGAAATCATCCGCCTGTCGGGCCTGAAGTCACTGTCTAAACGCGAAGGCCGCACCGCTTCCGCCGGGCTCGTGGCCGGGAAGATCGTTGACGGCAAAGTTGGCGTGGTCGTTGAGGTTAACTCCGAAACGGACTTCGTTGCCAAGACCGATAAGTTCGTTGACTTCGCAAACAAGGTCCTCGAAGCCGCGGTTGCTGCGAACGCAACTAACGTTGAAGAGGCCCTCGAAGCACCCTCTGGGGACGAGAAAGTTTCGGACCTGGTGAAAAACATGGGTGCCGTAGTGGGGGAAAAGGTGGAGGTGCGGAACGTGGTGCGCCTGGAAGGCGAAGCCATGTCCCTGTACTTGCACCAGACGTCCGCGGACCTGCCGGCGCAAGTGGCGGTTCTCGTTGCCACCAACCAGGCCGGAGAGGGCGTGGCACGCGACATCGCGATGCACATCGCAGCGTTCTCACCCGACTACATTTCTGAGGACACGGTACCCGCCGACGTGGTGGAGCACGAGCGGGAAACCCTCACGAAGATTACGCTGGGTGAAGGCAAACCAGAGAAAATCGTGCCGAAAATTGTCGAGGGCCGCCTGAACGCGTTCTACAAAGAGAACTGCTTGGTCGACCAAGACTTCGCTAAGGATCCGTCGAAGACTGTGGGCCAGGTGCTCAAAGAGGTCGGCGGTGACGTAACCGGATTCGCCCGCGTCCAGGTGGGAGCATAA
- the pyrH gene encoding UMP kinase gives MPHDAAAPRRVLMKLSGEVFGGGKIGLDPNVVRSVATQIATAVKQGVQVAVVVGGGNFFRGAQLSKHGLDRSRADYMGMLGTVMNALALQDFLEQAGVTTRVQSAISMRQVAEPYIPLRAIRHLEKGRVVVFGAGAGLPYFSTDTVAAQRALETRCSELLVGKKGVDGVYTADPKVNPDAEKLDTLTYSQALAQGLKVVDATAFALCKDNNLTMRVFGMSEPGNVTAALLGEKIGTLVTNGVTEGHTK, from the coding sequence ATGCCACACGATGCTGCTGCGCCACGGCGCGTGCTAATGAAACTATCGGGCGAAGTGTTTGGTGGAGGCAAAATCGGCCTAGATCCGAACGTCGTGCGCTCGGTGGCCACACAAATAGCCACCGCAGTTAAACAGGGGGTGCAGGTAGCGGTCGTCGTTGGGGGTGGAAACTTCTTCCGAGGCGCGCAACTATCTAAACACGGTTTAGACCGCTCCCGCGCGGACTACATGGGGATGCTCGGCACAGTAATGAACGCGCTCGCGCTCCAAGACTTCCTGGAGCAAGCAGGCGTTACCACGCGCGTGCAATCCGCGATCTCGATGCGGCAAGTAGCGGAACCTTACATTCCACTGCGGGCTATCCGCCACCTCGAAAAAGGCCGCGTAGTCGTATTCGGAGCGGGCGCTGGCCTACCGTACTTCTCCACAGATACCGTGGCGGCCCAGCGGGCGTTAGAAACGCGGTGCAGCGAACTGCTGGTTGGTAAAAAGGGGGTCGATGGCGTGTACACCGCTGATCCGAAAGTGAACCCCGATGCGGAAAAACTCGACACGCTAACGTATTCGCAAGCACTCGCGCAGGGCCTCAAGGTAGTGGACGCAACCGCATTCGCACTGTGTAAAGACAACAACTTAACCATGCGCGTATTTGGCATGTCGGAACCGGGGAATGTCACGGCAGCGCTGTTGGGTGAGAAGATAGGTACCCTGGTAACAAACGGTGTAACGGAAGGACACACAAAATGA
- a CDS encoding phosphatidate cytidylyltransferase, with amino-acid sequence MNLSTIINPPPTQNKEPLPASGRAGRNLPAAIGVGVTLGAVALAAILVSAHTFMALVCLLVVVALWELAGAFARKDVRIPLIPLWVGGLGMLVCARYLGLGATLAALCMTLLACVVWRLLDHVEGSTLLSEILASGFALAYVPLLGACAVLVRDMPLGARAVIVFVLLTVANDLGGWAAGVLMGKHPMAPTVSPKKSWEGFAGSIGLSMIVGAIGFAWLGVGWWWGPVAAVLTTIAATIGDLTESLIKRDLGLKDMSNLLPGHGGVMDRLDSLLMVAPVFYVLMEVML; translated from the coding sequence TTGAATCTTTCAACGATAATTAACCCGCCTCCAACGCAGAATAAGGAGCCACTTCCCGCGTCTGGGCGGGCCGGGCGGAACCTGCCTGCCGCCATCGGAGTGGGCGTAACCTTGGGGGCGGTGGCACTGGCTGCCATCCTCGTTTCCGCGCACACGTTCATGGCGCTCGTGTGCCTGCTTGTCGTGGTCGCACTGTGGGAACTAGCGGGTGCTTTCGCCCGCAAGGATGTGCGTATTCCCCTCATCCCCCTGTGGGTTGGCGGGCTCGGCATGCTGGTTTGCGCCCGGTACCTCGGGTTGGGGGCGACACTCGCGGCGCTGTGCATGACGCTGCTGGCGTGTGTCGTGTGGCGGCTGCTCGATCACGTTGAGGGATCCACACTGCTCAGTGAGATTCTTGCCAGCGGTTTCGCGCTCGCGTACGTGCCCCTGCTGGGGGCGTGCGCAGTTCTGGTTCGCGACATGCCGCTGGGGGCGCGCGCGGTGATCGTGTTCGTCCTCCTTACGGTCGCTAATGACCTGGGCGGATGGGCTGCGGGCGTGCTGATGGGCAAGCATCCGATGGCGCCCACTGTGTCACCAAAGAAATCTTGGGAAGGTTTCGCCGGTTCCATTGGCCTGTCCATGATTGTGGGGGCAATCGGGTTCGCGTGGCTCGGTGTCGGCTGGTGGTGGGGGCCGGTTGCGGCCGTGTTAACCACAATCGCGGCCACCATTGGAGACTTAACGGAATCACTAATCAAACGTGACCTGGGGCTGAAGGACATGTCGAACCTACTTCCTGGCCACGGTGGGGTGATGGACCGGCTCGATTCCCTATTAATGGTGGCCCCCGTGTTCTACGTTTTGATGGAGGTTATGCTATGA
- the rpsB gene encoding 30S ribosomal protein S2, protein MAVVTMRQLLESGVHFGHQTRRWNPKMKRFILTERNGIYIIDLQQTIADIDRAFEYVKETVAHNGNILFIGTKKQAQESVEEQAQRVGMPYVNHRWLGGMLTNFQTVAKRVQRMKELEEIDFDDVASSGRTKKELLMMRREKEKLERSLGGIRDMAKLPSALWVVDTNKEHLAIAEAKKLGIPVIAILDTNCDPDDVEYGIPGNDDAIGAVSVLTRVVADAVAAGLLERSQRRQKKDGEAQAEPMAEWERELLEGETPGKDASAKSAEKADSEPKADEAAAEPKADKAEQPKAEAADAETVQKADSKDESKAEEK, encoded by the coding sequence ATGGCAGTTGTTACCATGCGTCAGCTTCTCGAAAGCGGCGTCCACTTTGGTCACCAGACCCGTCGTTGGAACCCGAAGATGAAGCGTTTCATCCTCACGGAACGCAACGGCATCTACATCATTGACCTGCAGCAAACCATCGCGGATATTGACCGCGCATTCGAATACGTTAAAGAAACGGTTGCGCACAACGGCAATATCCTGTTCATCGGTACCAAGAAGCAGGCGCAAGAAAGCGTTGAGGAGCAGGCTCAACGCGTTGGCATGCCGTACGTGAACCACCGTTGGCTCGGCGGTATGCTCACTAACTTCCAGACCGTAGCTAAGCGCGTGCAGCGCATGAAAGAACTGGAAGAGATCGACTTTGACGACGTCGCTTCTTCGGGTCGCACCAAGAAGGAACTACTCATGATGCGTCGCGAGAAAGAGAAGCTCGAACGCTCCCTGGGTGGGATTCGGGACATGGCGAAACTCCCGTCCGCACTGTGGGTAGTGGACACGAACAAAGAGCACCTCGCGATCGCGGAGGCGAAGAAACTGGGGATCCCAGTGATTGCTATCCTCGACACCAACTGCGATCCGGATGATGTTGAATACGGCATTCCCGGTAACGATGACGCAATCGGTGCCGTCTCCGTACTGACCCGCGTAGTTGCTGATGCGGTTGCAGCGGGCCTGTTGGAACGTTCACAGCGTCGTCAGAAGAAAGATGGTGAGGCACAGGCTGAGCCGATGGCGGAGTGGGAACGCGAACTGCTGGAGGGCGAGACCCCTGGTAAAGATGCGTCAGCCAAGTCCGCTGAAAAGGCCGACAGTGAACCCAAGGCAGACGAAGCAGCTGCCGAACCTAAGGCAGATAAAGCCGAGCAGCCGAAAGCAGAAGCAGCGGACGCTGAGACTGTGCAAAAAGCTGACTCCAAAGACGAGTCAAAAGCAGAAGAAAAGTAA
- a CDS encoding M23 family metallopeptidase, with the protein MLHLHRPLPHSLRFAAFSSRALIRSVALVVALALCTGANSVSSSANRETAEWESTGLTITGESADEGPGATRTHPRLKASGRWIPPVPRPLNVGRRFDPPAKRWLPGHRGVDLCPPLGTAVRAPRAGRVVYAADLAGRPVISIEHEDGLHSTLEPVEATVSKGQTVEQGTVVGTLVSGHDNDCLHFGVRKDKDTYLDPLLLINPRAVLKPWDAPA; encoded by the coding sequence ATGCTTCATTTACATCGGCCGCTTCCGCATTCACTCCGTTTCGCCGCGTTCTCCTCACGGGCGTTAATCCGCAGTGTTGCCTTAGTTGTAGCGCTAGCCCTGTGTACTGGCGCCAACTCCGTTTCAAGCAGTGCAAACCGCGAAACAGCCGAGTGGGAATCCACCGGTTTAACAATTACCGGTGAATCTGCAGACGAGGGCCCTGGCGCCACTCGGACTCACCCCCGCCTCAAAGCCAGTGGGCGCTGGATTCCACCGGTTCCCCGCCCATTGAACGTTGGCAGGCGGTTTGATCCACCGGCTAAACGTTGGCTGCCCGGGCACCGCGGCGTAGATTTGTGTCCCCCATTGGGCACTGCGGTACGTGCCCCACGCGCAGGCCGCGTAGTGTACGCCGCTGACCTAGCCGGAAGGCCCGTCATTTCAATTGAACATGAGGACGGTTTACACTCCACCCTCGAACCCGTGGAAGCAACTGTTTCCAAAGGGCAAACAGTAGAACAAGGTACCGTGGTGGGCACACTAGTTAGCGGACACGACAACGATTGCTTACATTTTGGTGTGCGCAAAGACAAAGATACCTACTTAGATCCCCTCTTGCTGATAAACCCCAGAGCAGTTTTAAAACCCTGGGACGCCCCGGCTTAA